GCGGAGCAAGGATACCGCGTGGTCGTCGCCGGCGAGGCCGCCCATCCGGAGGTCCGGGCGATCCTCGGCCACGCGCCGAGCGCCGTCGTCGTCGGCCGCGTGGCGGAACTGACGGCCCTGGACCTCGGGGGGCGGGTGGCCCTGGTGGCCCAGACGACGTTCTCTCCGGAGCGGTTTCGGGAGATGGCGGCCGCGCTGATCGGCCGCGACCTCCCCGAGGTCCGCGTGGTCAACACGATTTGTGCGGCGACGGTGGACCGTCAGCGGGCGGCGGCGCAATTGGCGGAGCGGGTGGACGTCATGATCGTCCTCGGAGGCCGCAACAGCGCCAACACCAACCGCCTGGCCGAACTGTGCCGGGCCCATGGCGTGGAGACGTACCACCTGGAGCATGCCGGGGAGGTCCGGGCGGAGCATCTGCGAGGCCGGCGGCGGGTGGGGATAGCGGCGGGGGCCTCGACCCCGCACTGGATTATCGAGGCGGCCTCGGAGCGGATTAGAGGCTTGCAATCCCGGAAGCAATAGCCTAGAGTGCCGGGTCTTTGCGGCCGGGCGGTCCGGTCGCGGTCCAGGGTATGCGGCGGGCAAGTGGCCCGGCGTTCGGGCGCGCAAACGGTCTTGCCGCCGCCCAAGTGGGAGGTTTCCCAGGAAAATGCTGAAAAGTCGAATTCAACGCGAATACGGCCTGAACGATCCGGACATCGATCAGGAAGTCAATGCGGTGCTCGGCGGGACGGAGCAGCCGGGGCACCTGGAGCATCTATACGAGGATTCGATCAAGAGTTTTGAGGTCGGCAGCGTGATCCGTGGGCGGGTGGTTCGCGTGGTCGGCAGCGACGCGATGATTGACGTGGG
This genomic stretch from Planctomycetota bacterium harbors:
- a CDS encoding 4-hydroxy-3-methylbut-2-enyl diphosphate reductase, whose product is AEQGYRVVVAGEAAHPEVRAILGHAPSAVVVGRVAELTALDLGGRVALVAQTTFSPERFREMAAALIGRDLPEVRVVNTICAATVDRQRAAAQLAERVDVMIVLGGRNSANTNRLAELCRAHGVETYHLEHAGEVRAEHLRGRRRVGIAAGASTPHWIIEAASERIRGLQSRKQ